From a region of the Actinomadura luzonensis genome:
- a CDS encoding UvrD-helicase domain-containing protein has protein sequence MPRLAIGPEFPRELSALAQPVRRDAVVALRRFLLNVAGAPHPERVRGARDPRVATLRLAEGHRGVVVRQRDVYWLRTLLPDPEAWSYARRHRYGVNPVLGVVEEWDAEALERVEPALRRSIRSPGLFAAVCDGDLLALGLDPHAMPLFRLITTEADVAALEPLLPPTQHLPLAVLARGGSLAEAWRELESWRASPGQRGEPGPIDPDDLHAALLRTPDQAAFAADKVALDRVLGAPQWCTFLHPAQHRLARAARYDHPVLVVGGAGTGKTVTALHRAAHLAAHGSGPVLLVTFSQGLADDLSARLDLLIEDEIVRKRIEVDNAERLALRIVTDAEGRRPALVGPGARTLAQLTDEALRLLSLSTGDLLDDVEPGRKPYRHVVVDEAQDVSPAQWRLLRAAAPRAPDDLFVVGDPHQRVTDTRVALGAVGIPAEQHTLKVSYRLPQELLSFVVRLRGGGPAPGLVRGATELYGYRATHNGERPVVRAYESAEAELAGLRATVASWLADGVPPGEIAVGARTARLVRQARTALEGLEVRAATFRQLKGLEFERVALIGVAEGVVPEPPPEEPGARARALQRERSILFVACTRARAMLYISHYGRGSPFLPL, from the coding sequence GTGCCGCGGCTCGCGATCGGCCCGGAGTTCCCCAGGGAGCTCAGCGCACTGGCCCAGCCGGTGCGCAGGGACGCCGTGGTCGCGCTGCGCCGGTTCCTGCTCAATGTCGCCGGGGCCCCGCATCCCGAACGGGTGCGGGGCGCCCGCGACCCCCGCGTGGCCACGCTGCGCCTGGCCGAGGGGCACCGCGGGGTGGTGGTGCGCCAGCGGGACGTGTACTGGCTGCGCACGCTGCTGCCCGACCCCGAGGCCTGGTCGTACGCCCGCCGCCACCGCTACGGCGTCAACCCCGTGCTCGGCGTGGTCGAGGAGTGGGACGCCGAGGCGCTGGAGCGGGTCGAGCCCGCGTTACGCCGCTCGATCAGGTCCCCCGGGCTGTTCGCGGCCGTCTGCGACGGCGACCTGCTGGCGCTCGGCCTCGACCCGCACGCGATGCCGCTGTTCCGCCTGATCACGACCGAGGCCGACGTGGCGGCGCTCGAACCGCTGCTGCCGCCCACTCAGCACCTGCCGCTCGCCGTGCTGGCCAGGGGCGGCTCGCTGGCCGAGGCGTGGCGCGAGCTGGAGTCCTGGCGCGCCTCCCCCGGGCAGCGCGGCGAGCCGGGCCCGATCGACCCCGACGACCTGCATGCCGCCCTGCTGCGCACCCCCGACCAGGCCGCGTTCGCCGCCGACAAGGTGGCGCTCGACCGCGTCCTGGGCGCGCCGCAGTGGTGCACGTTCCTGCATCCCGCGCAGCACCGCCTGGCCAGGGCGGCCCGCTACGATCATCCCGTGCTCGTCGTCGGCGGCGCGGGCACCGGCAAGACCGTCACGGCCCTGCACCGCGCCGCGCACCTGGCCGCTCACGGCAGCGGCCCCGTCCTGCTGGTCACGTTCTCGCAGGGCCTGGCCGACGACCTCTCGGCCCGGCTGGACCTCCTGATCGAGGACGAGATCGTGCGCAAGCGGATCGAGGTGGACAACGCCGAACGGCTGGCGCTGCGCATCGTGACCGACGCGGAGGGCCGGCGTCCCGCCCTGGTCGGCCCCGGGGCACGCACCCTCGCCCAGCTCACCGACGAGGCGCTGCGGCTGTTGTCGCTGTCCACCGGCGACCTGCTTGACGACGTGGAGCCGGGGCGCAAGCCGTACCGGCACGTGGTGGTGGACGAGGCGCAGGACGTGAGCCCGGCGCAGTGGCGGCTGCTGCGGGCCGCCGCGCCGCGCGCGCCCGACGACCTGTTCGTCGTCGGCGACCCCCACCAGCGGGTCACCGACACGCGGGTGGCGCTGGGCGCGGTGGGCATCCCGGCCGAGCAGCACACGCTCAAGGTCTCCTACCGGCTGCCGCAGGAGCTGCTGTCGTTCGTGGTGCGGCTGCGCGGCGGCGGGCCCGCGCCGGGCCTGGTGCGGGGCGCGACCGAGCTGTACGGCTACCGGGCCACGCACAACGGCGAGCGGCCCGTGGTGCGGGCGTACGAGTCGGCCGAGGCGGAGCTCGCCGGGCTGCGCGCCACGGTCGCGTCGTGGCTGGCCGACGGCGTGCCGCCGGGCGAGATCGCGGTCGGCGCGCGCACCGCGCGGCTGGTGCGGCAGGCCAGGACGGCGCTGGAGGGCCTGGAGGTGCGGGCCGCCACCTTCCGTCAGCTCAAGGGGCTGGAGTTCGAGCGGGTGGCGCTCATCGGCGTGGCGGAGGGCGTGGTGCCCGAGCCGCCGCCCGAGGAACCCGGCGCGCGGGCTAGGGCCCTGCAACGCGAACGGAGCATACTGTTCGTCGCCTGCACGCGCGCGCGTGCGATGCTCTATATCTCCCATTACGGAAGAGGCAGCCCCTTTTTACCACTCTGA
- a CDS encoding sigma factor-like helix-turn-helix DNA-binding protein, which translates to MSDLAPPVRWTSPGQISPVMEEPQLPEAWWQALPLDRACAVVGTQTVAGRLADLAVACWGHLHLGDILPLLRFSDPAEAERTPETLGKDVVQKLFIGVFERLLEPVPEAVPAPSRPDRPLPEVIDELFATLDERQRAIARDRLYAAQRATLDELAQRFSVTRERIRQIERDLRDHVEAWLASQDAAPLVAHVAWLRGRLGSAAPADDLQATVPWHRAELRTLGIPAWRFVRTLLTGYEQADGWLVAGGADELREKTRQLFADGPRPIGEAVSMVSQLGVREDVAERWILDVPQLRVLGTHVVPWPRSINEKAEAVLAVAGAPLSPEEIQERIGEDYSLVGIRNQLTADDRFLRVDRNKYGLARWGGDEYLGIREMIAREIERAGGEASVSTIVTNLTSRYDVSESSVRAYSGGPGFERTQRGWIRVAGTSPSGEAAEPYQPRKDVSLTRRSFRSRDGRWWHRVDVNAEHLRGSGSPLPTGFAAYLGMAPGGQLTASAPSGDVVISWHNQPTMGSIRNVLAEYKASEGDHVFLTVSDGGELLTRYLPAAPVGMPPVNRALYLLGYTAPVSSELEGLRLIGARIGLPDTAGREEVLGRLRERGDRDILGFLGG; encoded by the coding sequence TTGAGCGACCTCGCGCCACCCGTGCGCTGGACCTCCCCTGGGCAGATCTCGCCCGTCATGGAGGAGCCCCAGCTGCCCGAGGCCTGGTGGCAGGCGCTCCCCCTCGACCGCGCATGCGCCGTCGTCGGCACGCAGACCGTGGCCGGCCGCCTGGCCGACCTGGCCGTGGCCTGCTGGGGGCACCTGCACCTGGGCGACATCCTGCCGCTGCTGCGCTTCTCCGACCCCGCCGAGGCCGAGCGGACGCCGGAGACGCTGGGCAAGGACGTCGTGCAGAAGCTGTTCATCGGCGTGTTCGAGCGGCTGCTCGAGCCCGTCCCCGAGGCGGTCCCGGCCCCGTCCCGGCCGGACCGGCCGCTTCCCGAGGTGATCGACGAGCTGTTCGCCACGCTTGACGAGCGGCAGCGCGCCATCGCCCGCGACCGCCTGTACGCGGCGCAGCGGGCCACGCTGGACGAGCTCGCGCAGCGCTTCTCCGTGACGCGGGAGCGCATCAGGCAGATCGAGCGCGACCTCCGCGACCACGTCGAGGCGTGGCTCGCCAGCCAGGACGCGGCGCCGCTGGTCGCCCACGTGGCGTGGCTGCGCGGCCGGCTCGGCTCCGCGGCGCCCGCCGACGACCTCCAGGCCACCGTGCCCTGGCACCGCGCCGAGCTGCGCACGCTCGGCATCCCCGCCTGGCGCTTCGTGCGCACCCTGCTGACCGGCTACGAGCAGGCCGACGGCTGGCTGGTCGCGGGCGGGGCCGACGAGCTGCGGGAGAAGACCCGCCAGCTCTTCGCCGACGGCCCGCGCCCGATCGGCGAGGCCGTCTCCATGGTGTCCCAGCTCGGCGTGCGCGAGGACGTGGCCGAGCGCTGGATCCTGGACGTGCCGCAGCTCCGCGTGCTGGGCACGCACGTGGTGCCGTGGCCGCGCAGCATCAACGAGAAGGCCGAGGCGGTGCTCGCGGTGGCCGGCGCGCCGCTGTCGCCGGAGGAGATCCAGGAGCGCATCGGCGAGGACTACAGCCTGGTCGGCATCCGCAACCAGCTCACCGCCGACGACCGCTTCCTGCGCGTCGACCGCAACAAGTACGGCCTGGCCCGCTGGGGCGGCGACGAGTACCTGGGCATCAGGGAGATGATCGCCAGGGAGATCGAGCGGGCCGGCGGCGAGGCGTCGGTCTCCACGATCGTGACGAACCTGACCTCCCGCTACGACGTCAGCGAGAGCTCGGTGCGGGCCTACTCCGGCGGTCCCGGGTTCGAGCGGACGCAGCGGGGCTGGATCCGGGTGGCGGGCACCTCGCCGAGCGGGGAGGCGGCCGAGCCGTACCAGCCGCGCAAGGACGTCTCGCTGACCCGGCGCAGCTTCCGCTCCCGCGACGGGCGCTGGTGGCACCGCGTGGACGTCAACGCCGAGCACCTGCGCGGGTCCGGCTCGCCGCTGCCGACGGGGTTCGCGGCGTACCTGGGGATGGCGCCCGGCGGGCAGCTCACGGCCTCGGCGCCGTCCGGCGACGTGGTGATCAGCTGGCACAACCAGCCCACCATGGGGTCGATCCGGAACGTGCTGGCCGAGTACAAGGCCAGCGAGGGCGACCACGTCTTCCTGACCGTCTCCGACGGCGGCGAGCTGCTGACCCGCTACCTGCCGGCCGCGCCGGTCGGCATGCCGCCCGTCAACCGGGCGCTCTACCTGCTCGGCTACACCGCTCCCGTCAGCTCCGAGCTGGAGGGCCTGCGGCTGATCGGGGCCAGGATCGGGCTGCCCGACACCGCCGGGCGCGAGGAGGTGCTGGGGCGGCTGCGCGAGCGCGGCGACCGCGACATCCTCGGGTTCCTGGGGGGATGA
- the cysS gene encoding cysteine--tRNA ligase has protein sequence MLRIHDTRARQVVPLQLGRAVRMYTCGPTVYRRAHVGNLRTYVLADLLRRVLERGRTRVVACQNVTDVGHLTDTGVDKVVREAEAEGRSVRELARGYEDAFRADTTALNVRPPEHTPRASESVEPMIELIAKLVEREHAYTVPDGSVFFAARTFPAYGELSGNRLEDLRPAHRIEAVDPRKRFHADWALWKPADGELTWDSPWGRGFPGWHVECSAMSLSLLGPAIDLHLGGIDLRFPHHEDERAQSDAATGREVVRHWVHGEHLLFDGRKMAKSTGNVVLLSDVTEAGLDPLAVRLAFLEHRYRQQLNLTWDTLRAADRTLRRWRARVAEWAESPSAPMAAGHVERVEAALDDDLDSPAALRVLRELERDESVPPGAKLESFLHVDQVLALDLSVDIGRAPVLPAGAGELLESRARAREARDWAAADRLRDELAELGVRVADTPDGQTWA, from the coding sequence ATGCTTCGGATCCACGACACGCGCGCCCGGCAGGTCGTCCCGCTCCAGCTCGGGCGGGCGGTGCGGATGTACACCTGCGGGCCCACGGTCTACCGGCGCGCGCACGTCGGCAACCTGCGCACGTACGTGCTGGCCGACCTGCTCAGGCGGGTGCTGGAGCGGGGCCGGACGCGCGTCGTGGCCTGCCAGAACGTCACCGACGTCGGCCACCTCACCGACACCGGGGTGGACAAGGTGGTGCGGGAGGCCGAGGCGGAGGGCCGCTCGGTGCGCGAGCTGGCCCGCGGCTACGAGGACGCCTTCCGCGCCGACACGACCGCGCTCAACGTCCGGCCGCCGGAGCACACGCCGCGGGCGAGCGAGAGCGTCGAGCCGATGATCGAGCTGATCGCGAAGCTGGTCGAGCGGGAGCACGCGTACACGGTGCCGGACGGGTCGGTCTTCTTCGCCGCGCGGACCTTCCCTGCGTACGGCGAGCTCTCGGGGAACCGGCTGGAGGACCTGCGGCCCGCCCACCGCATCGAGGCCGTCGACCCGCGCAAGCGCTTCCACGCCGACTGGGCCCTGTGGAAGCCCGCCGACGGCGAGCTGACCTGGGACTCCCCGTGGGGGCGCGGCTTCCCCGGCTGGCACGTCGAGTGCTCCGCCATGTCGCTGAGCCTTCTCGGCCCGGCCATCGACCTGCACCTCGGCGGCATCGACCTGCGCTTCCCGCACCACGAGGACGAGCGGGCGCAGTCCGACGCGGCCACCGGGCGCGAGGTGGTGCGGCACTGGGTGCACGGCGAGCATCTGCTGTTCGACGGGCGCAAAATGGCCAAGTCCACCGGCAACGTGGTGCTGCTGTCGGACGTGACCGAGGCCGGGCTCGACCCGCTGGCGGTGCGCCTGGCGTTCCTGGAGCACCGCTACCGGCAGCAGCTCAACCTCACCTGGGACACCCTGCGGGCCGCCGACCGCACGCTGCGCCGCTGGCGGGCGCGGGTCGCCGAGTGGGCCGAGTCGCCCAGCGCGCCGATGGCCGCCGGGCACGTGGAGCGGGTGGAGGCGGCGCTCGACGACGACCTCGACAGCCCCGCGGCGCTGCGCGTGCTGCGCGAGCTGGAGCGCGACGAGTCGGTGCCGCCGGGGGCCAAGCTGGAGTCGTTCCTGCACGTCGACCAGGTGCTCGCGCTCGACCTGTCGGTCGACATCGGCCGGGCGCCGGTGCTGCCCGCCGGGGCCGGCGAGCTGCTGGAGTCGCGTGCCAGGGCGCGGGAGGCCCGCGACTGGGCGGCGGCCGACCGGCTGCGCGACGAGCTGGCCGAGCTGGGCGTGCGGGTCGCCGACACCCCCGACGGCCAGACCTGGGCGTGA
- a CDS encoding penicillin acylase family protein yields the protein MPRPLRWFARVVTVLLALAVVLAGVLVHTVRRSFPQVDGSLRLPGLSGNVEIYRDKTGIPHIYASSAADLFMAQGFVHAQDRFYEMDFRRHMTAGRLSELYGRATLDTDKALRTMGWRKVAEQELPLLSDDTRAYLDAYAKGVNAWLSANPNASDRSLEYSVLKLQNGAYHPEPWSPADSLSWLKAMAWDLRSNMDDEIDRALIAEKLPRERVEQLYPGYPFDRHSPIVTSGGLDRDRFDQRADPRLRLGTGAVVQDAAVQGAARTLDAVPTTMGTADREGVGSNSWVISGAHTKSGKPLLANDPHLAPQLPSVWYQAGLHCRKVGAECPYDVTGFTFSGVPGVVIGHNAAIAWGFTNLGPDVADLFLEKVDGGTYLYKGEQRKLETRQEQIKVAGGSPVTITVRSTLHGPLINEVMSDAKPSGGANAVALQWTALTPGHTADAIFALNKAGDWAQFRSAASLFDVPAQNLVYADTTGRIGYQAPGRIPVRAKGDGRWPVPGWTGEYDWLPAPIPFDQLPSVENPEEGFVVTANNAVIDPARYRPLLTDDWAYGYRSQRIRDLVEEAVGKGKVDAATMAAVQRDTRNGFAATLVPALMKVDLAGPAQQARELLKSWDGSQGLDSAPAAYFNAVWRQLLVLTFDDELPEGARPAGGDRWYEVVRRLLESPDDPFWDDVTTKGFTERRDDVLRQAMASAYQELADRLGDDVATWRWGDLHRLDLVNGSLGASGIAPVEALFNRGPLAVPGGKDAVNATGWNVQRGYEVTAVPSMRMVVDLSDLDKSQWINLTGASGHAFHDNYWDQAEMWAKGGLLPMRSSPGSVREAAAHTLRLTP from the coding sequence ATGCCGCGGCCGTTGCGGTGGTTCGCTCGGGTGGTGACCGTTCTTCTCGCGCTGGCGGTGGTGCTGGCTGGGGTGCTCGTCCATACCGTGCGGAGGTCGTTCCCGCAGGTGGACGGGTCGTTGCGACTGCCCGGTCTAAGCGGAAATGTAGAGATTTATCGCGATAAAACAGGAATTCCGCACATCTACGCCTCCAGCGCCGCCGACCTTTTCATGGCGCAGGGCTTCGTCCACGCCCAGGACCGTTTCTACGAGATGGACTTCCGCCGGCACATGACCGCCGGCCGCCTGTCCGAGCTCTACGGCCGCGCCACCCTCGACACCGACAAGGCCCTGCGCACCATGGGCTGGCGCAAGGTCGCCGAGCAGGAGCTGCCCCTGCTGTCCGACGACACCCGCGCCTACCTCGACGCGTACGCCAAGGGCGTCAACGCCTGGCTCAGCGCCAACCCCAACGCCTCCGACCGCAGCCTCGAATACTCCGTGCTGAAGCTCCAGAACGGCGCCTACCACCCCGAGCCGTGGAGCCCCGCCGACTCCCTCTCCTGGCTCAAGGCCATGGCCTGGGACCTGCGCTCCAACATGGACGACGAGATCGACCGCGCGCTCATCGCCGAGAAGCTGCCCCGCGAGCGCGTCGAGCAGCTCTACCCCGGCTACCCGTTCGACCGGCACTCCCCCATCGTCACCTCGGGCGGCCTCGACCGCGACCGCTTCGACCAGCGTGCCGACCCGCGCCTGCGGCTCGGCACCGGCGCCGTCGTCCAGGACGCGGCCGTGCAGGGCGCCGCGCGCACCCTGGACGCCGTGCCCACCACGATGGGCACCGCCGACCGCGAGGGCGTCGGCTCCAACTCGTGGGTGATCTCCGGCGCGCACACCAAGAGCGGCAAGCCGCTGCTGGCCAACGACCCGCACCTCGCGCCGCAGCTGCCGTCCGTGTGGTACCAGGCCGGGCTGCACTGCCGCAAGGTCGGCGCGGAGTGCCCGTACGACGTGACCGGGTTCACCTTCTCCGGCGTGCCCGGCGTGGTCATCGGGCACAACGCCGCGATCGCGTGGGGCTTCACCAACCTGGGGCCCGACGTCGCCGACCTGTTCCTGGAGAAGGTGGACGGCGGGACGTACCTGTACAAGGGCGAGCAGCGCAAGCTGGAGACCCGCCAGGAGCAGATCAAGGTCGCCGGGGGCTCCCCCGTCACGATCACCGTCAGGAGCACCCTGCACGGGCCGCTGATCAACGAGGTCATGAGCGACGCCAAGCCGAGCGGCGGCGCGAACGCGGTGGCGCTGCAATGGACCGCGCTGACCCCGGGCCACACCGCCGACGCCATCTTCGCGCTCAACAAGGCGGGCGACTGGGCGCAGTTCAGGTCGGCGGCGTCGCTGTTCGACGTGCCCGCGCAGAACCTCGTCTACGCCGACACCACCGGCCGGATCGGCTACCAGGCGCCGGGACGCATCCCGGTCCGCGCCAAGGGCGACGGCAGGTGGCCGGTGCCCGGCTGGACCGGCGAGTACGACTGGCTGCCCGCGCCCATCCCGTTCGACCAGCTCCCGTCCGTGGAGAACCCCGAGGAGGGGTTCGTCGTCACGGCCAACAACGCCGTCATCGACCCCGCCCGCTACCGGCCGCTGCTCACCGACGACTGGGCCTACGGCTACCGCTCCCAGCGCATCCGCGACCTCGTCGAGGAGGCCGTCGGCAAGGGCAAGGTGGACGCCGCCACCATGGCCGCCGTGCAGCGCGACACCCGCAACGGCTTCGCCGCGACGCTCGTGCCCGCGCTGATGAAGGTCGACCTGGCCGGCCCCGCCCAGCAGGCCAGGGAGCTGCTGAAGTCATGGGACGGCTCGCAGGGCCTCGACTCGGCGCCGGCCGCGTACTTCAACGCCGTCTGGCGGCAGCTGCTCGTCCTGACCTTCGACGACGAGCTGCCGGAGGGCGCCAGGCCGGCGGGCGGCGACCGGTGGTACGAGGTCGTCCGGCGGCTGCTGGAGAGCCCTGACGACCCGTTCTGGGACGACGTCACGACGAAGGGCTTCACCGAGCGGCGCGACGACGTGCTGCGGCAGGCGATGGCGTCGGCGTACCAGGAGCTGGCCGACCGGCTCGGCGACGACGTCGCGACCTGGCGGTGGGGCGACCTGCACCGGCTCGACCTGGTCAACGGCTCGCTCGGGGCGTCCGGCATCGCGCCGGTGGAGGCCCTGTTCAACCGGGGGCCGCTCGCGGTGCCGGGCGGCAAGGACGCGGTGAACGCGACCGGCTGGAACGTCCAGCGGGGCTACGAGGTGACGGCGGTGCCGTCGATGCGGATGGTGGTGGACCTGTCCGACCTGGACAAGTCGCAGTGGATCAACCTGACGGGGGCGTCGGGGCACGCCTTCCACGACAACTACTGGGACCAGGCTGAGATGTGGGCCAAGGGCGGCCTGCTGCCGATGCGCTCCAGCCCCGGCTCCGTCCGCGAGGCCGCCGCCCACACCCTGAGGCTCACCCCCTGA